Part of the Vicia villosa cultivar HV-30 ecotype Madison, WI unplaced genomic scaffold, Vvil1.0 ctg.000605F_1_1, whole genome shotgun sequence genome is shown below.
CCTCCCATGGCCGAACATGATTTACGCCCCCAAACTTAAAGAAAATGATTCAGAAACGTCCACAGCAATGACACAAActcaaacatacaatcaaattCACATGAACATGCGTATAATATGCTAATCGATTCAGTTTTTAAAACTACATACCTTGGCTATTATGGAgaaattctgggggtgctgaagctGATAAACgatccaaacacgttccagaTTACTTGAAGAAGCTTTGGAAACCTTTAGTTCTCGATGAAAGCCCCAAATTCTCCAAAACCGAATTCCACTTTTTTATGACTTTTTCGGTTCTTGCAAGTACTTTTCTTCCCAGAATTTTCGTCCTCAACCCTTATGCCTCTCTTTAGTACTTATAGGGGGATCTTTAGGTCAAGAAAAAGAACCAAAATagcctttgaatccaatcttgcttttttgagaaatttgattttcttACTTGAATGCTAAGCTACTATTTTGGCcaagatttgattttattcttctttGATCCCATTACCACGAAATTACATCATGTTtaccattaatattgattggatttTGGCCTATACCaatattttaacataatatttgattttacacttaattaaatcataaaaaatgagataaaaaattatattaaatcaaataataggtTAAATTTCGTGGCCTtttgttttgggcatgctaatgacttgtggaccaagtttgtattataaaaccataggcccatttgcaaaactTCTCCATTTGAACCCTCTTTTTCCACATTTGGTCCCTAAAAAtctcctaactttgatcaagcatatttcactcaattttttaagatatgaaggagtgctaggactttttggaaacctcaagatgtcctctataagccactttggaacatattttccatttagagcttttatcttgatcatatcctctttgcaaaaaaactgcttttggagactgcttaaaaaggacctgtaatcttttgccttgtaccttccaaatgaagcatttctagccttggcttgtgagagacaaagttgtagagaatccaatttccttcaaaataggctttgagtggggaatttttgatgttccatgtgaaagttatgcccagtcaaagttgggttgactttctcctatagaaaccctaatttgaactttttagattggttcatctctgagtttctattaatggaatcatgatcaattttgatcaaatgatggatatacatccCCATACTTGTTGTTTGACCCATGCTTAGAAGTTTGGCTCATgccttgactttgattttgaatcaGCTGATTGTAGATTTGGAGACTGTTTGAACATGTGACTTTTGGAGTGGTGCCTTGACCTTTGCCCTGGGGTTAGATTAGATCATTATGAGCCATATACCCTTGATTAAGAGCCTCATCTCATTGATCCCTCTTAGAGGAATCTCAAACCCTAGCCTTAGGAGGCTTTTGACTAGGAGTGCATCTTGAATGGAGCCCTATCCTTTGAAACTTTGTGAGTGAAGTAggtagggcaaattttggggtatgacagctgcccctgttcaatattcttaaacctgaagaggcggATAGGCTTGTTTGCCTGTTACGACctgaaggtggaagattattGAACACTGAGAGTACCCTGAAATTTGCTGGTATTGTGGAGTGTGAAAATAGATGTGTTGCTGGAAAACAtggtgccatatcactgccaagggactaacatgataagacgtaacgcgtgggttacgattttgttgggtgccgttatcactgccgtgacaagacgtaacgcgtgggttacgattttgttgggtgccgttatcactgccgtgacaagacgtaacgcgtgggttacgattttgttgggtgccgttatcactgccgtgacaagacgtaacgcgtgggttacgatttttgttgggtgccgttatcactgccgtgacaagacgtaacgcgtgggttacgatttttgttgggtgccgttatcactgccgtgacaagacgtaacgcgtgggttacgatttttgttgggtgccgttatcactgccgtgacaagacgtaacgcgtgggttacgatttttgttgggtgccgttatcactgccgtgacaagacgtaacgcgtgggttacgatttttgttgggtgccgttatcactgccgtgacaagacgtaacgcgtgggttacgatttttgttgggtgccgttatcactgccgtgacaagacgtaacgcgtgggttacgatttttgttgggtgccgttatcactgccgtgacaaGACGTAACGCGTGGGTTACGATTTTTGTTGGGTGCCGTTATCACTACCGTGACAAGACGTAACGCGTGGGTTAcgatttttgtttgaatttgaacTTGAGAGTTGAGTTTGGAGATTGGATTCGAGGGAACCCGAGCCTTTGTCTGTAGAATGATGCTTTGCGAATGTATATGCTTATGATTTGTTGTAAATGTATGCATGCTTATGCAGACAGTACATATGTGAATGTTCATGAGTATGAATATGTATGACGAACTCGATGCTTTATCTCCTGTCACCCATTGGATTTGTTTGGCCTTTGAGCAGCTCCATGGGTCTTATCTTAGATCGCCTGAAGTTAGTATACTGGGGTATTGCGGTGCTTTCGGGACCAGGCTTGTATTGACTACCGGAGATGTCGTAGTTTCATCCCCTTTTAGCTTAGTCTGTTAGTTTGTAAGTTTCTTATTTTAAGTTCAGAGTTTAAAGTTTATAAGAAACAAATTATCCTTTGCACTTGGTGTTGAAATGATGAAAAGATAGATATGAAAAGGAAAGACTTTTATTGAttgttgccttgaattggcgagtgtacatgagaaagaaaaatgacaaatagaaatgatattaatactactATCGCTCTTTTACCatcgagggccccagtaatcctttgacttcGGAAGTTAATGATTGCTCGATTTCCTATCCTTTACGAATTGTCTTGGGCTCGTAGTTTGAAGTCTTGCCcctgctaggcatagtacttcttgactGCATCTGAATTGATCGGATGTGTTAACTCGTCTCCGTCCATGGTGGTAAGGACGAGCgctcctcctgagaacactgTTTTTATGACATATGGCCCTTCGTAGTTTGGTGTCCATTTTCCTCGGGCGTCAAGTCGGGGTAgtaggattttcttgagaacgaggtctccttctttgtaagttcgagggcggacctttttatcgaacgcctttttcattCGTTTTTGATAGAGCTGCCCGTggcacaaagctgtcagtcgcttttcttcaatgagattaagctgatcaaagcgggtttttacccattccgattcttctaactttgtgtcggcTAGGACTCTTAACGATggaatctccacttcgatagggagaactgcttccatgccGTAGACcaaggagaaaggggttgcccctgtggatgtACGTACTGAAGTTCTGTAACCGtgcagggcgaagggaagcatctcatgccaatctttgtacgtCTTCACCATTttctgtattatctttttgatatttttgttcgcggcttcaacagcgccattcatcttaggcctgtatggtgaagaattgtggtgttcaattttgaacTCTTCGCATAACTccttcatcatgttgttgttcagGTTCGACCCGTTGTCGGTAATGATTCGACTTGGGATCCCATATCGGCAGATGAGGTTATGCTTGATGAATCGAgtaaccacttgtcttgttacattagtgtaggaagcagcttcgacccacttggtgaaatagtcaatagcaaccaatatgaatcggtgtccattagatGCTTTGGGTTCGATCGTACCTatcatatcaattccccacattgcaaatggccatggcgAGCTTAGTACGTTCAGTGGATTTGGTGGCACATGAACCTTGTCAGCATATATTTGGCATTTGTGGCATGTCCTTGCATGTTGGAAGCAATCGGCCTctattgttaaccagtaataaCCAGCTCTTAGTATTTTTCttgccattgaatgtccatttgcatgagtcccaaaggttccttcatggatctccttgataatctccttggcctcactCTTATCCACACACCTTAGCAACACTGAATCGTAGTTTCGCTTGTACAAGACATCACCATTTAGGAAGAACTTAGATGCCAacctccttagtgtctttttgtcaATCGTGGAGGCGTTTTCTGGATACACTTGCTTCTCCAAGTATTCCTTGATGTCATGGTACCAAGGTTTGTTATCAGCTTGTTTCTCAATCGTGAGGCAATAGGCTGGTTCTTCAAAGTGTCTGACCGTTATTTGCGGTTCGTGATTAGGCCAGTTTACTTTGAACATGGAGGAGAGTGTTGCCAACGCATCAGCCATCTggttttcttccctcgggatatgattgAAAGTGATAATGTCGAACTCAGCCATTAGTTCCAGTatgaggtctcggtatgggattagctttgcatctcgcgtatcccattctttattgacttggtggattactaatgctgaatccccatatacttcaaGTAACTTAATCCTCAGATCGATCGCCGCCTCGagacccaatatgcatgcttcatattcagcaatgTTGTTGGTACAGTCAAAACACAATCTTGCAGTGAAAGGTATAtgacgattgtcaggagatgtcaagactgcccctatgccatgtcctaatgCATTTGAGGCTCCATCGAATGTGAGAGTCCATACCAATCCTGGTTCGGGCCCTTCATCGGGTCCGGGCATTTCATAGTCCCTGACCAGCATGATATCCTCATCAGGGAAGTCGAATTTCATAGACTGATACTCTTCAATGGGCTGGTGAGctagatgttctgccaatacactccctttgattgctttttgggtgacgtattggatatcatattctgacAGTAGCATTTGCCATCTAGCAATTCTTCCCGTGAGAGCCTGTttctcgaacacgtatttcaaaggatccatcctcgatattaaccatgtggaatggttcagcatgtactgccttagacgtttggaggcccatgctagggcgcaacatgtcttttccaatggtgaataccgggATTCgcaatcagtgaatttcttgctaaggtagtaaatagcgtgttctttcctcccTGTTTCGTCTTGCTGCCCCAGTACGCATCCCATGGACCTGTCGAGGacagtgaggtacatgatcaacgGCCTTCCTGACACCGGGGGTACGAGTATTGGTGGTTCTTGTAGATAACGCTTTATAGTTTCGaaagctacttgacaatcgtcattccacttgattGGTTGATCTTTTCTTAGTAGCTTGAATATGGGTTCACACGTAGCAGTTAAGTgcgaaatgaaccttgagatataATTCAAgcgccctaagaaaccacgaacctctttttctgtcttcgggacgggcatttcttgtatggcttttactttgtcaggatctacctctatgcctcgttggcttacTATGAATCCCAGCAACTTTCCTGATCTCacaccaaatgtacacttgtttGGGTTCAACCTTAGCTTAAACTTCTTCAAGCGTTCAAACAACTTTTGTAAGTGTGTGAGATGCTCCTCTTCAGTATGGGATTTAGCGATCATGTCATCTACATACACCTCGACTTCCTTGtgtatcatatcatggaatagtgtgaccatagctctttgatatgttgccccggcgtttcgcaatccaaaaggcattaccttgtaacagaaagtgccccaggatgtcatgaaggtggtcTTCTCCATGTCCTCAGGAGCCATtttaatctggttatatcctgagaatccgtccatgaatgagaacactgaagcttgtgcGGTGTTGTCCACTAGTATGTCTATATGTGGCAGCGGAAAGTCGTCCTTTGGACTTGCCTTATTCAggtctctataatcaacacacatgcgtacctttccatctttcttaggtactgggactatattggcgatccacgGCGGATATTCGACTACGGCAAGGAAACCTGCATCAAACTGCTTGAGTACCTCTTCTCGGATCTTGTTATCCATATCGGGTCGGACTCTTCTGCGTTTTTGTCTGACAGGTGTACAGCCCTCTTTGAGTGGTAACCTATGCACGACGATGTCTGTGTCCAGCCCAGGCATATCCCGGTATGACCAAGCGAATATTTCCACATAGTCATGGAGGAGTTTGACCAGTGTTGCTTTTATGccctcgttcagtgttgccccaatcttgatttccttgggttctttgtcggtgcccaagtttatgatttcgattgcctcttgaggagggagcatgcttttggattctcttTCCATTAGCCTTGACAATTCTTCTGGAAGTTCCTCGTCttcctcatcttcttcctcagactgattagcgagagcctcgaatttatattgagtttcagcagtattattatcggtgatgttagaaggtgatctgcacaagttgatttttttgtctttttagtATGCAATTATGTTTGTGCTTTTGTTTTATGCAAGAAAGTTATTTGTCATTTTGAGAAGGTGAATGCAAGAGCGAGACAGGATTTTGATACCAAACGCAAacgaaaattttattaataaacttggatctttgaaagtaaaatggggcccttacaaaccaactctatgcttcgggcgaggcatgagcgacattgttttttattttaataacttgAAAGGGAAATGAAACACACGACagaaaagcaaattactttgaaatgtaaactatctccggtatctccaggcttgtccaattttgAAGTTGTTCTCCTGGCCTGATCATTCTGATGAAATTGGACGTTCCCTCCATGCTAGATATCATGGATACGTGCTCATATCCACCTGTGACAAAAGTTTGTGTGATCGGAGGGAACCGTTGCTCTTCCTTTGCAGCCTTCTTTGTGGattggtatcctaaccccagacGATCTTTCTTCTCTTGCACTTCTAGGATCTTGCCCCAGCCTTCCATCTGTGTAGCTTGCAGGTCTCTCCAAGAAGTCACCGCCCTTCGAGTCTTCTCAATTGGTAGTGTGACAGCAGTGGCAATCTCAAGCGCTTGGAATGAAGTCTCTAATGCCTTTTCTCCAGCCTCGATATACCGGTACGAGTCTAGATTACTGACGAATATGTCCTCCTCCCCACTGATAGTTACTATAGAGTTTCCATCCACAAATTTCATCTTCTGGTGCAGAGtagaggtgactgccccagcagcatggatccaagggcgTCCCAGCAAACATGTATAAGCAGgctcaatctccatcacttggaaattgatgcagaaggtacGAGGGCCTATTACCACAGGGAGATCTACCTCTCCAAATACTGGACTTTGCGACCCATCAAAAGCTTTGACCACCAGACGGCTTGGTCTTATTACTAGCCCTTCCAGATCTATCTTGTCTAGGgtagcttttggcatcacgtttaacGACGACCCTGTGTCGATCAGCACTCTAGATAGATGAGCTttcccacattgcatggagatatgcaggGCTTTGTTATGTCCTTTCCCTTGTGAGGGCAACTCGTGTTCACTGAAACTCAAACATGCCCCAGCAGTAAGGTTAGCTACCATTCCATCGAATTGGTTTACAGTGATGTCTTTGGTTACGTGAGCAGCACTTAGGATTTTCATCAAAGTGTCTCGATGTTTTTCTGAATGAATTAACAGCGAGAGGAGTGATATCCGGGATGGCGTTTGATGCAGCTGATCCACTaccttgtaatcacttttcttgatcAGTGCCAAGAACTCTTCAGCATCTTTATTGGTGGTATCCTTGTCAGTGGGTGTGCTACTTTCAGTAGGGACCACAGTAGCTTGGTCGTTTGCTTGTGCTAAGTTCTCCTTTGATTTAGCAGTATTGAATATGCGACCGCTACGCGTCATGCCTCCAGGCCCAACGATGTTTGTCACATCGGTATTAGCATTAGACTCATACTCCCACGGGACTGCTTTCATTTTATCTACAGGGTATGGATCCCTGActgggatgatcctagtgtgCCCTTGTGTGGGTATCAGCAGTGTGGCTTTGGTGCAAGGGATGATCAATGTCTTCCTTGCCCCTTGCCTTGGTATCATTAATGGTTCATTTCTGTCCAACATGGCTACATACTCTTCCTCAGGATATTCCTTGAACTGAACCACTCCTTGATTCACTAGTCTTTGCAAGGTCGTCTtaaaagcttcgttatgttcgaGGACGAACCCCTTTGCAAGTAaatacctcttaagggcatctatgggggaaCTCCGTTGTTGAACAAACTCTTGCTCGGTGACTAGCTCGATTGCATTGACTGTGCCATCATGGCGAGGCATGGGGTTCGTCTTtacattaggtttgtcaaaagcaattgctcctgactctattaggtcttgaaccttgtgactaaaggcccaacatttttccaatgtatgtccgggagaattggcgtgaaatgcACATCTCTCATCAGCTTTGAAATTGGGCATACTTTTTCCGGGAATTGGAGGTGGCATTGGTCTGACTTCCACTAACTGCTCATTTAACAGGTATTTCAGTATCTCACTTTTAGAAGTGGGCAGAGGGTCGAACTTCCTCGGAGGGCCTTGGAATCTTGGTCGAGGCGGGTATGTCATAGGAGGTCTAAACTCTTGGTGCACTACtgcattggtctccccttccttctttttagcgaaggttgaggtgggcctcttagagtgataagagttagatgaagctccttgtatcttcccatcctTGATTCCGTCCTCAATTCTTTCGCCGATAACCACTAGATCTGAAAATCCCGAGGATACGCTTCCAATCattttgtcgtagtatggtccttgtagagttctcatgaacatgtcaactagctctttttccaacaatggaggttggactcgagatgCTAGTTCTCGccatctttgggcatactccttaaaCGACTCTTCCTTTTTCTGAGACAAGTTCTgcagttgcatccgattgggagccatgtccagattatacttgtaatgcttgaggaacgtattagcaaggtcgttccagcttcggatatgtgtCTTTTCCAACTGCATGTACCATTCGACAGATGCCCCACtcaaactgtcttggaagaaatgcatcatcAGCTTTTGGTCATTGGCATAGGCAGCCATCTTCCTGACGTACATGCGTAAATGACTTCTAGGGCATGTAAgtcctttgtatttttcaaagtcgGGCATCTTGAATTTGTGAGGGatagtcaaatccggcaccaaactcatttcataggtatccacatcaaaggcATCATATCCCTCCATTGCTTTCATTCTTTCCTCTAGTGCCTTGATTTGTCCGCTATTTCTAGCAGTCTCCTCAGAATCAGCTTGGGTTTGTTTATGCTGGGACTCCTGGTTTGGCTCGTCCACCTCCCCGTATTGTAAGTCCACATAGTCCTCATCTTTAGGCGGATTGTTAATAGGGATGCGAACGGTACGAGGCGCCCCCTCCTTCTGAGCGGTGGGAATGAATCCCTCATAGGaagcttctccctcttcatgggctTTAGTAACCTTCTTTGACGAGTGGGTGTTTGATTTGTGAGGATCAAATCCCTGAACGAATCCTAGCAGTGGATTTCCATCGTTCGGCATTTCCTCATACCGATTCTTTTCTTCCCTAGCTCTATCCTGTTCCTCCTTAATACCCTTCATGAGACTCAACATTTGAGCCATTCCTCCCTTGAGGTCCTCCACATTTCCTTTCAATTGAGTCATCTCTTctcgaagggcggcttgattctgttctagttgttccatcgctttcttcttttgagatcttgtctGGATTAGCGGtggagttgcaatggtgtgactggagatgaagatagtttccttttaatgtttttgtaattaaatatgacatgcatgatatgaatgttatgttttatgctatgttcatgttttatccacattattatagtaaatgtactttctcctttttttattctttcctttctcttttttttctttttttttttatatatctatttggtgaatattataagAACAACGAGTAAATGCcaaaaaataaacacactttattattaaaaagggaaataccacttcattgttggtttacaaataAAGGGAAAGAAACTGAAATTGAAAGATACTCAAAGAAAATTAGATTGAAAATTCTTAAAGTAAAAGCAACAAGTgaggaagaaaaaaaacataaaactaagaacgcctttggatgttttcttggaacttgtccaccatacttctacaaagctccatgaattcTTTGACTACTTCAGGAAGGATGACGGGAGATGATTCTGCTTTCTCCAAACTTTTTGGAATATCttgaattaaatcattacacaaaaAGACTAGTTTGTCATAATCCTCGCGATATTTCTCGTAGTCTTCAAGTAGCTTAGGAACCATGCTTACGTGCTCACTTGCCGcagaaataattgtgtgaagtctTTTCCAATGATCTCTTTCATTCAGGGCTGCCTCATGTATTTCTTTTTCCTTTGCGAACACCTCCCTAAGTGACACCATGGCTTGGTATGCTCTATTATACTCCTCGGTGCGCTGTCGGAACGCTTCTTCCACTGTTACTCTCCTTGCACGCTCTTGTTGTCCAACATTTTGAGCTTCTTGAAGGTCATATCTGAGGCCCCTTATTTCTCTTTCTTGGCCCTCAGTCCTATCATTTAAATTAAGGATCATTGTTTCTAGCTCTTTCTCGGTTTCTTCTTTATCATGGGCAATTTCCTCGAAGcgtcttctccaccttgcaatttctaaaTCAGCTTGGTCCAATCTCTCATTGTGTGCTGCTAGATCGAAATTAGCACTTAGATACCCTTCAGTTGCACGTTTCCTCTTGCCTCTTTGTCTATCACTTTCCTCCTTCATCGCTTGAAgctcttggttcttctctttGAGGTCAAGGCGTAGTTGACTTTTCTCattagtaagttgatgcaaatcaagttctaatttctctttctccttttgggacgcctctagggcagccctaattccttctatctcttcgatggataaaggaacaggatcaggagaatcaggcttgtaggcgggatccacaacaaaaggaagcagcACTTTCTTAACTCTTTCTTGGACCCATGCGGTGTAAGGTGCTCTTGCAActacattctttggcccaaagtcttttctttgaacatgcttccaagcttgaattacttctTTCCATATTCTTGGTTCAGCCTTCCCATTGTCATGCAATATTAACTCTTTTATCCATTGTTCGGCGGGTTCTTTATCcatggaatgacccaattggcgaAATGCTAGAatggggttataattaatacaaccaagagttcctattAATGGTACATTGCTGAATTCTCCACATCTATAAATAATCTTTTCtgaatttaatttct
Proteins encoded:
- the LOC131629794 gene encoding uncharacterized protein LOC131629794; the protein is MPRHDGTVNAIELVTEQEFVQQRSSPIDALKRYLLAKGFVLEHNEAFKTTLQRLVNQGVVQFKEYPEEEYVAMLDRNEPLMIPRQGARKTLIIPCTKATLLIPTQGHTRIIPVRDPYPVDKMKAVPWEYESNANTDVTNIVGPGGMTRSGRIFNTAKSKENLAQANDQATVVPTESSTPTDKDTTNKDAEEFLALIKKSDYKVVDQLHQTPSRISLLSLLIHSEKHRDTLMKILSAAHVTKDITVNQFDGMVANLTAGACLSFSEHELPSQGKGHNKALHISMQCGKAHLSRVLIDTGSSLNVMPKATLDKIDLEGLVIRPSRLVVKAFDGSQSPVFGEVDLPVVIGPRTFCINFQVMEIEPAYTCLLGRPWIHAAGAVTSTLHQKMKFVDGNSIVTISGEEDIFVSNLDSYRYIEAGEKALETSFQALEIATAVTLPIEKTRRAVTSWRDLQATQMEGWGKILEVQEKKDRLGLGYQSTKKAAKEEQRFPPITQTFVTGGYEH